One window of Atribacter laminatus genomic DNA carries:
- a CDS encoding ABC transporter permease, translating to MNILGSEIKKIKANYRTYGGLIVLWGLGILIGINVWYNPSLLPLKQLGFRLSGLYIPGLTLYPLAVVGPVVAVLIAGESIAGERIKGTLRMILTRPVSRLRIYMGKLSLIILYSIFIVFSTLLITSLLGYILFGGGSVVLPAELNNMSSGFFTLSAQEALLRLTLAGLTVSFYILTYASIALCLSSFMSHSLASPIFTLIFTAASTVVQNLEVFKSVSPYLITRHLLSWQNLMNKSIDRNSLFFSFIIVGFYFLGSLLVGITIFNRKDETT from the coding sequence ATGAATATTCTTGGTTCTGAAATTAAAAAAATCAAGGCAAATTATCGAACTTACGGAGGCTTAATCGTCTTATGGGGCCTGGGAATACTCATTGGTATAAACGTTTGGTATAATCCTTCTCTTCTCCCCCTGAAACAACTTGGTTTTCGATTAAGTGGTCTTTACATTCCGGGCTTAACGCTCTATCCATTAGCAGTGGTTGGACCGGTGGTTGCGGTTTTAATTGCTGGTGAAAGCATTGCTGGTGAACGGATTAAGGGAACGCTCCGTATGATTTTAACCCGGCCAGTTTCTCGCCTTCGCATTTATATGGGAAAATTAAGTTTAATTATCCTCTACTCGATCTTTATTGTTTTTTCCACCTTATTGATAACCAGTTTATTAGGTTATATTCTTTTTGGCGGCGGTTCGGTGGTTCTGCCGGCTGAATTAAACAACATGAGCTCCGGCTTTTTCACATTGAGCGCCCAAGAAGCTTTATTAAGGCTTACCCTAGCTGGGCTGACTGTTTCTTTCTATATTCTCACCTATGCGTCCATTGCTTTATGCCTTTCTTCCTTTATGAGTCATTCTTTAGCAAGCCCAATTTTCACCCTAATTTTTACCGCTGCCTCAACAGTCGTTCAAAACCTTGAAGTTTTTAAGTCGGTTTCGCCTTATCTGATAACTCGTCATTTACTTTCCTGGCAAAATTTAATGAATAAGTCTATCGATCGGAATTCTTTATTTTTTTCCTTTATTATTGTTGGATTTTACTTTCTGGGAAGCCTCCTGGTTGGAATTACGATTTTTAATCGTAAAGATGAGACAACCTAA